Proteins encoded in a region of the Streptomyces akebiae genome:
- a CDS encoding DUF4185 domain-containing protein translates to MHDSAPDGAPRPPQAPVRPVHLSRAGFLRGAAAAVLAGGPLLRTPAHAATDPLRVSKIADLTGPGLTTRFRMEATDLGVPVRTPDGRLLFVFGDTFEEARVGGGWWRSPVALYGRFDGHGRPVVWTGAVGGRHARQLWPYDHDNPDYSTVLPSDVITLGDTMYLHVMVNKGLGNVVRTEIWRSDDSGATWSATGAVFAANLHGGMFQLLTWALGGDGYVYVLSTGFQRDKPVILHRVRPDRLTEPGAYEPWGQGPDSRWAWGNPPTPVLDGTFGELCLRLLDGRWILTWFNQGDYRIEGLVADHPTADLRTAHRRTLLWGTSWGDEDDTHVAQLYGGYVIPGSTLDDLHLSVSQWNTKAGWPYRVMQFRVRGLAR, encoded by the coding sequence ATGCACGACAGCGCACCGGACGGCGCCCCACGTCCGCCCCAGGCTCCCGTCCGCCCGGTCCACCTCAGCCGGGCCGGCTTCCTCCGGGGCGCCGCCGCGGCGGTTCTCGCGGGCGGCCCCCTGCTCCGCACCCCGGCCCACGCGGCAACAGACCCCCTCCGCGTCTCCAAGATCGCCGACCTCACCGGTCCCGGTCTCACCACCCGGTTCCGCATGGAGGCCACCGACCTGGGAGTGCCTGTACGGACGCCCGACGGCCGACTCCTGTTCGTCTTCGGCGACACCTTCGAGGAAGCCAGGGTCGGCGGCGGCTGGTGGCGCTCGCCCGTGGCGCTGTACGGGCGCTTCGACGGGCACGGTCGACCGGTCGTCTGGACCGGTGCGGTGGGCGGACGGCACGCCCGGCAGCTGTGGCCGTACGACCACGACAACCCCGACTATTCCACCGTCCTGCCCTCCGATGTGATCACCCTCGGGGACACCATGTACCTGCACGTCATGGTGAACAAAGGGCTCGGCAACGTGGTGCGCACCGAGATCTGGCGGTCGGACGACTCGGGCGCGACCTGGAGCGCCACCGGTGCCGTGTTCGCCGCGAACCTGCACGGCGGCATGTTCCAACTGCTCACATGGGCGCTCGGCGGTGACGGGTACGTCTATGTCCTGTCCACCGGGTTCCAGCGGGACAAGCCGGTCATCCTGCACCGCGTCCGTCCCGACCGACTGACGGAGCCCGGCGCCTACGAGCCGTGGGGACAAGGCCCCGACAGCCGCTGGGCCTGGGGCAACCCGCCCACGCCCGTCCTGGACGGCACGTTCGGCGAGCTCTGCCTGCGACTGCTCGACGGCCGGTGGATCCTGACCTGGTTCAACCAGGGCGACTACCGGATCGAGGGCCTGGTCGCGGACCACCCCACGGCGGACCTGCGCACCGCCCATCGCCGCACCCTGCTGTGGGGCACGTCGTGGGGCGACGAGGACGACACCCACGTGGCGCAGTTGTACGGCGGCTACGTCATTCCAGGGTCGACGCTCGACGACCTCCACCTGTCAGTGAGCCAGTGGAACACCAAGGCGGGCTGGCCCTACCGCGTCATGCAATTCCGCGTTCGCGGTCTCGCGCGCTGA
- a CDS encoding phospholipase: protein MKTRVRTVLPAILATAVTALGVGEALPAAAAPAAVVRTAPSQQTTAAAAAAPAEDVRQVADRIMNLRYYDFTKHPKVAPFNWSNDGCSGPQEIKNLFTEACNQHDFGYRNYGAQHGGLRLSPTRQTKDWIDTRFWHEMRQTCFDHHGGGNWCLIHARAAYLAVHNFGDKYFWAAG, encoded by the coding sequence ATGAAGACCCGTGTACGAACCGTCCTGCCCGCGATCCTGGCCACCGCCGTGACCGCGCTCGGCGTCGGCGAGGCCCTGCCCGCCGCCGCCGCTCCCGCCGCCGTCGTGCGGACCGCGCCCTCCCAGCAGACGACCGCCGCAGCCGCGGCAGCGCCCGCGGAGGATGTCCGGCAGGTCGCGGACCGCATCATGAACCTTCGGTACTACGACTTCACCAAGCACCCCAAGGTCGCACCGTTCAACTGGTCCAACGACGGGTGCAGCGGCCCGCAGGAGATCAAGAACCTGTTCACCGAAGCCTGCAACCAGCACGACTTCGGCTACCGCAACTACGGGGCCCAGCACGGAGGCCTCCGGCTCAGCCCCACCCGCCAGACGAAGGACTGGATCGACACGCGCTTCTGGCACGAGATGCGCCAGACCTGCTTCGACCACCACGGCGGCGGGAACTGGTGCCTGATCCACGCACGCGCCGCCTACCTGGCCGTGCACAACTTCGGCGACAAGTACTTCTGGGCCGCCGGATAG